The genomic stretch TCAATATTCAGCTATTATTTATTCAGAAGAGGAAAAAGTGAGTGTTAGATAAGTTACCATCTTCATCTCTTGACAAATCAGCCAGTGTTTGTGCTGGAGCATCATCTAAACAGGAATAACTATCCCTTAAGATGAAGACCAAATAATGAGATCTCTAACCTCTTGAAAACCACAAGGCAACATGTCCATAATTAACACACCGTTTGGTTTGGTCTGTGCATTGATCAACCAGTACACAAGATTCTCTTATATTACACaccccccaaaaaaaataactaaactTGTTAATAAACTGGTTCTAAACTATACGTATATATTTGTTCCAACAACATCCAAGCCTTATTTGCAAAAATTTGGAAAGGGGCAAATACTCCATGGCCACATTTGCAGAGTGAGTGATAATTCAGAGATGAACGATACTTGTGTACTGGTAACCTCTTCATGAAAGTTGTTTCTCAGTGCTCCAAACTCCTTTTCCACTACATTCTTCCAAGAGACGCTCACTATTATTGCATGTATATGATTCTGAAACATAGATCATGCAACAGTTTTTTTTTTACCGCGGCGGTGGGAGAGGGCTTGTCCACTATCGTGGACACTCTAATAAGATAGCAAGAAACTTTTTACTCcctcctccgtcccacaagaatatacattctttcctttttagtctgtcccacaagaatatgcactttttaaatttcgaaactcttttctctctgaTGAGTTTTCACAAACATTTATCTTAACAAAAAACTGCTCACCACTTCCCAATAGCAAAATTTGACAGCCCTATTTTGTTTGTAATCTGTTCAGCTAGCTAATAGAATTAAAGTAGTCTCATCAAATTGCTGTAATGATCAGTCATCATAGCAATCAACCCATCTGAAGAAGCAGTTCCATGCGGAAGAGATAAGTATGCCTGAGATTGGAGAGCTCAGAATTGTTACAAAAATGTGTTATTGAAGCACAGGCCTCCATGGCATCATCTATGAATTTCTTGGGTGTcaattttttactaatttattattGGTATCAAATAATCCAGTCCAGTTTGGTCTAACATAGCCCCTGTACTGATAATGTAGTTCTGTAACAGTGTAGAGAAAGTGGACCAACTGAAATTTTCAACTAAATAGCAAGTGATCCTTCATCGGTGAATATCtgatgtaaatcaaataatgtttaTTCTACTCTCAGATTTctcctattttttatattaaaatcatcTTTCAATTAATCATTAAAGTTTGATTATTATATTTTAGTTGATAGATGTACATGTGGAGTGAAAGCATACAATGAGCCAAACCGGACCAGGGGTCTGATTCAAACTGCTCGTTGCCTATCAAGACAATGTCAAAATTCTTTTATCTTACCACCGTTATCTTTGCCTTTGAaatagcttcgcgtgggtaccttgtACTCTTCAATCGGAACCCGGATGAAGAAGTTATGGCCATTTGATGAAGGTTGCACGGAGCAGTGCGAACCTGGCGAAAACGCCCGACCCGGCCATTTTTGAACCAACAAAACGACAGGTCCAGTAGAAACTCCCGGGTTGGCACCATTTCGCCcgggtcgggcgttttctcGGAAACAGCCTAATTTTAGTTTACAAATAGGTTTCTGGAGCAGTTTTTGAGAATATTCAGACACCCTTGGACGAGAAATAGAGaggaaaagagagaaagaaaggaggaagaagagaaggaagaaattccggccaacattccgacgatccgtctccaaattccaattccactcaacgagagctTGCTTCCTATGGTTTTTATTGCAAAATAtaccatgtgtttaggctaaaACTCTCAATGCTGCTCTAAGTTGTAATTTAGGATGTTATGGATGTTTCTAAACCTTTGAATCATTTGTTTTTGATACCTacaatatgcttgatgtttatacactatgtttttggctctAATAATGTAGTGTTGTTCTTTCCTATGCTATtatctctttaacatagtttgggagtgtttgattgttggtatgctattgaattagaattgttcagaggacAATTTGAGAGTGGATTAAGTAGGTGATCATAGTAGATGAGTATTTCTCCTGCGCTTCTGTAGGAGTTTGTAGTCGTTGAAAATTAGTTCATAGGTTGTGTATTTAGCTAATTAACTACTCATCGTGTACATGGTCAGTGTATGtgattaggttgatgttttaatcACTGCATAAGTTTCTTTGTTAGAGGTATAGAACAATACAAATATattgagcaacttggagtggcATTTATTTTTTCGGTTTGAAAAAGTCTTTCTCTAGTTAATCTGCACTTTACTTTGTCAACaactttcaaattaaaaaattcaatctttgtATGTTTTTATATGCTTTTAAGTATAAACAATTTTTCACCTCCATGTGAATcaacacttgaaatactactacgacgTTGTAATATTGCAGtattgtagtattattagagttaattagTTAAACTTGATATCTTGTGTGAACTGGTCTAGATACTCTAAAAATAcgcatcaagttttggcgccgttgtcggggagACAATAGGTTGTTTACTACCtagttgttttattttatttgatcttttgtttttgttttgtttaggtATTTATTTCGTGTTCTTGGGggtgatagccatctaccacgtcaggacttgaagacgaaggagtgtattttttaaatatcaagAACTATATCTACAATTAATTacctaaatttaaatattaagaacaaaatcattcttttgttgaaaatttgaaaaaaaaagtgcaGAGTATAGAAATGATTTGATGCCAAAAGATTAAAACATTTTAaaagtaataattttttttaatacactaaaacTTACTATATCACTATAAATGGATGTACGGCCCAACTGAATCACATAAAAGATTTGTAAATAAAGGCATAGGGGGACAAATGAGGTTTTTTTTAAACTTACCTTCAATTACAGTCAGAATAGAGGATGACCTAGATCCatattaaaattagaaatagaaattttgagaaTCCGAGAATATATTACCCTCATCATTATTCATAATGAACAACAAAGAagactataaaataaaaaattatattatcaaAGAAGAAGGATTATATGAATGAAAACACAATATTTGTTTGTGATCAAAACTATAACAAATGTGGTATCTATTTATAGAGGATGAAAAACTAcgaattttggtataatttttataatttattaaaataatatacaaaagatatataaattttttaaaaaatatttatcaaccAATGAGATTATACCATTTGGTACGTTGATTTGTTTACTGGCCATTGGTTTacggagtatcattttattactcACATCAATCACACTACTTCACGTTTTTAAATGTATATTATCAAATGTATAATGGTGTTTTGTTCAATGACAACCTATCATATTATGCATCTtgcattaaattttattatacatGCTAAAAGATTTATACAATATACTCTACAAATTTTCAtgaaagtgggtggaaaaataaaaattcctaCTTCTtggcttttatatatgtatagatgtaTAGATTAGAGAACATGTCATTCTCATGGATGatgaataaatttaaaacaaaaagaaattataATATAGAAGAAAGATTATATGTAGAGAAAATAgagattttttttgtgaatagaACTATAGCAAATGTGATCTCAATTTGTAGAGGATGAAAACCtatgaattttggtataacttttacatatatttaatttaatatataaagatATTTGagtaatagataaaatatttattgaccAATGGGACTGTTACAAATGGCATAGTATTATTGgtcattaaaataaataagagagaaaccATTTGATCTTATTTTTACCCAATGGTTAAAAGGAGAGTGATTTGACTAATTGACAACCATTTATTCTCTATATCAAATCAATCATATATTAATATTGTATATTATAGGCTaatacaattttataatatactTCTCAATATTTCATGAAAGTGGGCGGGAAAAACAACTTTTTGAGGACTTGGCTTTTATATAGTATAGATATAGTAAAAATGATTTTCTAAATAACATTAGTTATTCGATTTTTATATTATAGCCATCCCACTCTAAGtaacacattttcttttttggaatgTCCCACAGACGAAATATATCTTAGCATAATAGCATGCACTACTCTCGAAACaacgaatatatatatatatatatatatatataggattgtgatcaagatagaaccattcttaaacgtagaaccattcttaaacgtagaacaaatgccaaacggaggtcgttagatcttttaatccaatcgtgttgatttgcacaacaacttcccattacaaccaaaactattattaatgggtgaatgcagagaagtgaaaaaataaagcatgcatggactcttcttcgtttcattcattcttccatcaacatgtgagttttttcacatgttgagtccggaatgtcgtgaaaacatagtctaatatgtatgatttttaatcttgaccgtcattttttcctcatccaatgaataaaatatgtagagttctaggttctacacttaagaatggttctgtctttaacgcaaccctatatatatatatatatatatatatatatattttgatgtCAACATTTGATTTTGCATCCCACAATTGGCTTACACTTATAAGTTTTAAGGTTGTATGTAAGATttatgagagagaaagaatgtTTGCAACGTAATACCTTAATGGAAAATAGACCATTTTTTATCAATTCTTTTGGTTAttcttttagttattttagaTGTTAGTCATGTTCCGGTCCGAAACATCACGACCCCCGCCTGATCTGTAGAAAATTTCAACAAGAAGAACATAAAATTAGAATTTCACCCATTTCTgaagtaaaacaaaaaaaaattatcattacCTATTCGCTTCACGTTGCAAACTATTTCTATCCAATAGATCCCCCCTTCAAAATTGTATGctaagggggtgttcggttgccaagattaaatctcataattaaaaatgtatgtttggttcataagattgaccCCTACAACTTactcctagatggatagtcccatgataattagtcatagcctcccccttccaactaaaataatctcacaacttaatcctagatggatagtctcatgatattagtcatgacaaccgaacgccacctaaggtgatgttcggtttcctagataaaatagtactctctccgtcccatgctacttgcACATTCCATTTTCGGATTGTCCCAAATTATTTGCATTATTTCTGTTTTAGATAAAAATTATGgtatttaattaagatattagagATAGTTCGTGTTTCCTTTATTAAGGGTTGCCTTATTgcacttaaaattttaatttaattacactaagtACTCATGTTCAAATTTACGCTATCTAagtgaaaagtgcgagtagcatgagacggagggagtaccaggATATAAGCTAGGACTGGGTAAATGACTTTAAGTTTAAAGGCCGCACTACGAAGAATTCGAACCTGAGACCGTTGGCCTCAAAGGCTCGAGCATTAACTTTTTTTATCGCTTGACCAACTCACACGCTTGAcaattccttcattttttttataattaaatcaattgaatatatgGATCAAAATTACAAGATTACAACTTGGGCATACCCAAGGGTCGAGATTCCAGACAGGCCTGGGAATCCAAAGAGAGAACAAAGACTCGAGGGGAAATAAACCCCACCGAGGAGCAAACTAGAGCATCCAGTCTAACATAACAACAAGATCCACACGGCGGTGCTACTCACAAACCCTGGGATGGGTCGGGCCTCGTTAAAACCTCCAAAGGCCAAAAACCCGAAGGAAAAAAGACCCTAGGAGGAAAAAGAGTACCCAAGTGAGCAGCACCAATAGGCTCTCCAACGTTTGAACACTGGGCATTGGGACCCACGCCTTCATTCTAATTTTGGCTTCTCTGCTCCGGTAAGTGTTGAATGACTTGATCATCAGGGAAACGGGAATAGAGTAGGCTGTAGGTGGTTGATTTGATGAGAAAGGTCGTCCTCACCGCATTTAATTTATGGTGGTTGTTGAAATAGATCGATATTTTTAATAAGGTACTGAAATTTAGTAACCTACAGGCTACAACCAAGGTTTAGCTAAACCCCATGTATTGAATAGTTAGGGTGACCAcactaataaataaatttctctAAGCTAATTCTTTTAACGTCCTTAAATAGTTAACTTACTATATTCACTTAACATTTTAACTATGGCTTATgcaatattataattataatttcatttatttcttattccATTTGCGATTATGATCCTCAGTATTTTATACTCTCTTCATCTAGAAAAAATAGTTATATAGGTGGATAACACGAGTTTTAACACAAAATTATATTGATCAAGTATGAAAAAGAAAGTGATAAAATGGATAAAGTAGGATAGAGAAATAacaaaatactattaataaagtaggagagaaaaataaaaaatgagtaatAAATTGAGATCGACTTTCCATTTTGGTGTAAGACCaattttggtggacggagggagtagtaatttttttgaaaatatgttGATGTCATTATTCGACCCAACCACGCCAAAAAATATACCAAATTCATAAACGTTGGTCAACAATTGTTTCGAGAATTAATGTTGGATGTGCGCACTAGTATTTGTTGTACATCTCCATGCAACATGTCAATTCTTTTACTGtaagtgcatacaatctatctTGTCGAGCATACCAGGAAATCCATGGCGCATGAAGCCTCTCATGCATATTCATCAATATGTGGGCGTTGCGCATGCATTGCCGGTTTTCTCAAATTCGTATCGTGAAAGTCCTCACGAACTTACAGGATGTCGTTTTTCTGCACATAGCCACTAGGCCGCCATAAAAACCAATGGACTTGCAACGCGTGGCTGCATTGCAGACGCTCTTAAGAAACATACATTTTGCATTGATGATGCTCTTAAGAAACATGTAATTTATAGGACGGCTGGAATTTTATAGAACGgctggagtattaattattattgtACCTACCATGTAAAATAAACATTATTGAATGACTTCTAATTAACATTCCTATATATATCAAAAGCATTGACATGAAAATCAagataacaaaaaaagaaaaaaattaaaaactaaaatgGCACAGACAATCATCACAAACCATATTGTAAAACCATCATCCCCAACTCCACTCGCTTCCAAAATCCACAAACTCTCATTTATTGATCAAATGCAATCACCAGAATACATTCCCTTCATTTTCTTATATGAAAACAATCGATCTACGTCGAAACAAGAAATCTCGAAACGTCTGAGACAGTCTTTGTCGGAGACCCTAACCATCTTCTACCCCATTGCAGGCACAGTTGTACAAAACTCGCACGTTGATTGCGACGACACGGGAGCGGAGTTTGTCGAAGCCCGGGTTCACGCTCCCCTctcacacttcacacaaaaccctaattttgaggAATTGGTGAAGCAGTTGTTCCCCACGGCGGACGGGACCGAAACCCGAAACCTGTCTGTGAAGATCAGTTTCTTCGAGTGTGGAGGATTCGCCGTTGGCTTGTTTCTGTCACATAAGCTAGTGGATGGGTCATCTGCAGCAGCGTTCGTCCGCGCGTGGGGGAAGACCTGTTGCGGGGAAGCTTCTGGAATCATTCACCGGTCCCGTGGGCAGACACACTTAAGGTTGGcctctttactttttttctgATAAAAAACTAATATGTTTTGTGATATCAACTAATACTAATATATTAGAAAAAATTGACTTTCAGttgtcatttaaaaaaaaatctcatggttcatttcattttttttttaaagtctgAACACAGAGCTATACCAATTCGTAAATACAATAATATCAGTTGAcattacaaaacatatcagaTATCAGTTCATGACTCAATATCAGAAACTGATATGTTTTTGTAATACAAACTAATATTAATGTACTTCATTCGTTCTCTTATGGTTGAgtcaattttttcattttgggaagttccttcatagttgagtcatttttgtATATAGTAACAATTTCTCACTGTTACTTTACtatcacttactttattctgtctactttattctctttatctttttacatctcttacatttttttatctatctacTTAATACACCAAACATaaatttcttaaactccgtgtcgAAAAGTTTTGCCCcaactatgagggaacaaaGATAGTACTTGATTTGAttttgtcacgaccacatctccctagtcaaagaaagtgtagctttgCCCCAACTACTTAAAACACACTGAAACTGTCTCGACTcgtcataagatgcttaaatcaaaagaaacattgtctgaaatgtgttgagggtacaaaacatgctgaatcagagtagttatggaacAATTGTCTTTGTTAAAAGCAAGTTCTAAactttgcgcaacggaagagtaccaagacagatgtaatatgtatgaagacatactacaaccgctaccttcctacttatttggtcttctgtcccaacacctcctcggcttcgaCCACGATCaatgcacattaaggaaaacaaatgcagggctgagtacttgatgcactcagtgggctcatgccgaaaactattttcttttagttgtcagccaagctaagtgaacgcggggtttttctgtAATCAAGTCCCGGCCagtaaaatctgttatttctttctgaaaatagactgcagtcatttaaacttctgatgatatgccatatcagctgcatgaatcgggaatgtggccacattccacgaccactaGGCCGGCCAACctgctagctcacgacccacggaccggccaacctgctagctcacggtccctaagtgtacactagtccgagtaggatttactgacctactgggacccgaattcgatttaacagataggcaatcacaaaataaaacatggcatgacaactcattcaaaaaaTCATGTTTTTCTCATAAACACGCtttaaagaaagaagagaaagaaagcccacctcgattgcttaaacTCTTGCAAAACGGGTGTTTTCCTTACCCTGAgattactcgtcgagcgacgacgttcctttacaaaatttaatatacttaaattaggcttaaaaaaataattgcttatcttgcatgaatgcatgcctaagtgtgtgctcttttattttatctctttctttcaaaaattagagatctaaattctttaattaaaactgTGACTATTAAAGCccgctttaattattttatcgaAAACTATTTCAACACGGCTTAATCTTTCGTTCCTTCTGTGGCCTAGGGAATTTAGTCTGGGAAAATAAATTCCTAGGCCCATAATACTATCTCTTAATTAAAACGGCCCAGCTTTCTTTTCTATGGCccaaattattttacttttctgGGCCTTATTGCTAAGTTTAAGAGGCCCACCATGAAATAATGGGCAAAGCCCAAACTTTGGAGAGAACTCCATCCGTCAGCCGTCTCTCTCTCCACCCCTCTTTCTCAATTTCCTTTCTTCCACTCCACCCAAATCTCCAAATTTGGGGAAGACAGAACCCTAGCTCGATTTCTAGATTGAGATGGAGGCTCGATCGTTAAGAAGGAGCAGTGACGCTGTCCGAGACCGCTGTCTTCGCGCTCCTCCATCGCGCCCCCTTGCCTCACCGTCACGCCCCCTCCGTCGGCTCCGTCTCCAAACGGCTCGGCTATCGGTCCTCGCGTACTCGCCAGAGGAGGGGGACGTCGGTCTGCCTCGCTTCCTCCGATTTGAAATCGGACTCCCAGCCTTCAGGCGCTCCGACCTTGCTCCTGGTTCAAGATCGTCGACTGGTCTCTCCCCGAGACTTCTCCCTTTCGGCAGTCGGTGCCTTCACCGCGATCTCGTTCGAGCAGTGGATCTGCCCGCGGTGACCTCGACGCATGACTCTCTCCGTCGGCACCTTTCGTTGCTGCCCCCTTCGCGAGGCAGCCTCGACACCCTCCGGTGCTCGCACAGCAGCTGCTGGAGTCAGCGGTGCTCGCCATCGCTGATTCGCTGCTGGTCCGAGACTCACGCCGCCGCTGCCGATCTTCTTCAGCGGCGAGCCGTCGCGTGTCACGGTTGCCTTGCGGTCAACTTCCGGCTTCGCCGTCTGGTCGCCGCCAACTCCGATAGAAACTCCCAAAGCTAAGCTTTCTCTTCGTTCGTTAATTCGCTTATGTTATGGTTTCTAATCGGCAGAAGCTTAGTTCTCCAACTCTCTAAGTTCTTGTGGTAGACTCACTATGTTCAACCGATTATGTTTGATTACCGTGACTGAGTTTTAATTACGGTATCCTAGCATGCTTGTGATGTCTACATGATGCTATAGGATGGCTAACAGAGGTTGAAAGGAAGTGTGGTTACCTCCACTGAACTTGTGCTGCTAGTTCCTATCCTTGCTCTTGCTTCCTCCTCGCCTCTTTCCCCTGCCTCGGCTCCTTTTTTCTGTAACTGGATGTTGCTTTCTGATAAAGAGGAGGCTGGGCCTTATTTATGCTCATGGCTTAACTGAAAGCCTGAAAGGCTGGCATCTCTGGTGGGGAAGCAGTCCTTGATGGGCTGATTTGGCTGTTACCTCTGCAGCCATTTCGCAGAGTGTACTCGTGGGCTGGATGAGCTTATAGCTCCTGGCTATACTCTGATTATTAtaactgattttggtgttttgtgctACATTGTACCTTAGCTCGTTCATGAGTTTTATCTCCTTTTTGCAGGTGTACTAAAAGGCTGAGATTTGCTATGGATATTCTTGACAATGGCTGGTGGGAAAGAGGGAGGGTACAAGCTGGTCTAACACAGCCTTTCTGGGCCCCTGCAGCTGCTGGAGGAGGGTGCCGGCTGGGCTTGCTCCCTTTAGCCCAAGCACTTCCTCATCTCTGGAAAGGTAGTATTACCCTTCCCTTTTTATACTCCTCTTAGTTGTCTCTATTTCATGCAACTAATTCTCGTTATTTTGCGATTTGGCAGAAGTTGCGGCTGGCCAACGAGGCTGTCTCCCCTCGTGGTCTCGCCCTCCCGGCTCGTTTGAATATCTGGGGCCGAGACGGCCCGGTGACGAGGGCCAAAGTAGTTGTTAGGGATTTCTAGATGTAAtagtgtagctcgacttttatttttttgtcgtCAAAGAATGAAATTCTTTTGTTTGAGATTCTGAAAAATTTGTAACTGTAccctttttcaagaaataaaaatactcattCATACTTTAATTgaagttctagtattttatttcatgacTCTCGAGAATcgaagtctcggctattacattctacccccttaacaaaaatttcgtcccgaaattttatctcggttaggcaaaaagctgtgggtacttctctttcatctgatcctcgagctcccacgtcgcctcctcGTGGCCGTGATGTTTCCAtaggactttcactgttacaatatttttatttctcaattctttaacttttctgtccagaattgcttctggcctttcttcatagctcaaatctggttctaacaccatctcttcttggtgcactatgtgtttggggtcaaacacgtactttctCAACTGTGATACGTGACACACATTGTGAACATTCCCGAAGCTTGGCGGGAGCGC from Salvia splendens isolate huo1 chromosome 15, SspV2, whole genome shotgun sequence encodes the following:
- the LOC121768912 gene encoding vinorine synthase-like, which codes for MAQTIITNHIVKPSSPTPLASKIHKLSFIDQMQSPEYIPFIFLYENNRSTSKQEISKRLRQSLSETLTIFYPIAGTVVQNSHVDCDDTGAEFVEARVHAPLSHFTQNPNFEELVKQLFPTADGTETRNLSVKISFFECGGFAVGLFLSHKLVDGSSAAAFVRAWGKTCCGEASGIIHRSRGQTHLRCTKRLRFAMDILDNGWWERGRVQAGLTQPFWAPAAAGGGCRLGLLPLAQALPHLWKEVAAGQRGCLPSWSRPPGSFEYLGPRRPGDEGQSSC